The following are encoded in a window of Vicugna pacos chromosome 28, VicPac4, whole genome shotgun sequence genomic DNA:
- the ZC3H8 gene encoding zinc finger CCCH domain-containing protein 8 isoform X1 has product MMDFENLFSKPPNPALGKKPTLDSDERIDGEIDGTEVEETQEEKIKWEVKLECEQIPKKFRHFGNSTSPKNLQHRKSRSKDYDVYSDDDICSQESEDSFAKELQQYIQAKEMANVAQSLSLPEESVKKEGAKNTQKGKAVKQKNKNKNLKKNGKQKKMKRKWPGAGDKGPNASLRNRGSQEQDGKPKEKQQPVIMSQGFINQHTVQRHGKQICKYFLERKCIKGDQCKFDHDAEIEKKKEMCKFYVQGYCTRGENCLYLHNEYPCKFYHTGAKCYQGEYCKFSHAPLTAETQELLAKVLDPEKKSS; this is encoded by the exons ATGATGGATTTTGAGAATCTTTTCTCCAAACCCCCCAACCCGGCTCTCGGCAAGAAACCCACCCTGGACTCTGACGAAAG AATCGATGGTGAAATAGATGGTACAGAAGTTGAAGAAAcgcaagaagagaaaataaaatgggaaGTAAAACTGGAGTGTGAGCAAATTCCCAAAAAA TTTAGGCACTTTGGAAACTCCACCTCACCGAAGAATCTGCAGCATAGAAAATCAAGAAGCAAGGACTATGACGTGTACAGTGATGATGATATCTGCAGTCAGGAATCAGAAGACAGTTTTGCTAAAGAGCTTCAGCAGTACATTCAAGCTAAAGAGATGGCAAATGTCGCTCAGTCCTTATCGCTTCCTGAAGAATCTGTGAAGAAAGAGGGAGCAAAGAATACTCAGAAAGGTAAAG ctgttaaacagaaaaataaaaataaaaaccttaaaaagaatggtaaacagaagaaaatgaaacgaAAATGGCCTGGTGCTGGAGACAAGGGACCAAATGCCTCCCTGAGGAACCGTGGCTCACAGGAACAG GATGGTAAACCTAAAGAGAAGCAGCAGCCTGTGATAATGAGCCAGGGATTCATCAACCAGCACACAGTGCAACGCCACGGAAAgcagatttgtaaatattttcttgaaagaaaatgtattaag GGAGACCAGTGTAAATTTGACCATGATGCAGagatagagaagaaaaaggaaatgtgtaAGTTTTATGTGCAAGGATATTGTACCAGAGGCGAAAACTGTCTGTATTTGCATAAT GAATATCCTTGCAAGTTTTACCACACAGGAGCAAAATGTTACCAGGGAGAATATTGCAAGTTTTCACACGCTCCACTGACGGCCGAAACACAGGAACTACTGGCTAAA GTTTTGGATCCTGAAAAGAAATCTTCATGa
- the ZC3H8 gene encoding zinc finger CCCH domain-containing protein 8 isoform X2, which produces MMDFENLFSKPPNPALGKKPTLDSDERIDGEIDGTEVEETQEEKIKWEVKLECEQIPKKFRHFGNSTSPKNLQHRKSRSKDYDVYSDDDICSQESEDSFAKELQQYIQAKEMANVAQSLSLPEESVKKEGAKNTQKAVKQKNKNKNLKKNGKQKKMKRKWPGAGDKGPNASLRNRGSQEQDGKPKEKQQPVIMSQGFINQHTVQRHGKQICKYFLERKCIKGDQCKFDHDAEIEKKKEMCKFYVQGYCTRGENCLYLHNEYPCKFYHTGAKCYQGEYCKFSHAPLTAETQELLAKVLDPEKKSS; this is translated from the exons ATGATGGATTTTGAGAATCTTTTCTCCAAACCCCCCAACCCGGCTCTCGGCAAGAAACCCACCCTGGACTCTGACGAAAG AATCGATGGTGAAATAGATGGTACAGAAGTTGAAGAAAcgcaagaagagaaaataaaatgggaaGTAAAACTGGAGTGTGAGCAAATTCCCAAAAAA TTTAGGCACTTTGGAAACTCCACCTCACCGAAGAATCTGCAGCATAGAAAATCAAGAAGCAAGGACTATGACGTGTACAGTGATGATGATATCTGCAGTCAGGAATCAGAAGACAGTTTTGCTAAAGAGCTTCAGCAGTACATTCAAGCTAAAGAGATGGCAAATGTCGCTCAGTCCTTATCGCTTCCTGAAGAATCTGTGAAGAAAGAGGGAGCAAAGAATACTCAGAAAG ctgttaaacagaaaaataaaaataaaaaccttaaaaagaatggtaaacagaagaaaatgaaacgaAAATGGCCTGGTGCTGGAGACAAGGGACCAAATGCCTCCCTGAGGAACCGTGGCTCACAGGAACAG GATGGTAAACCTAAAGAGAAGCAGCAGCCTGTGATAATGAGCCAGGGATTCATCAACCAGCACACAGTGCAACGCCACGGAAAgcagatttgtaaatattttcttgaaagaaaatgtattaag GGAGACCAGTGTAAATTTGACCATGATGCAGagatagagaagaaaaaggaaatgtgtaAGTTTTATGTGCAAGGATATTGTACCAGAGGCGAAAACTGTCTGTATTTGCATAAT GAATATCCTTGCAAGTTTTACCACACAGGAGCAAAATGTTACCAGGGAGAATATTGCAAGTTTTCACACGCTCCACTGACGGCCGAAACACAGGAACTACTGGCTAAA GTTTTGGATCCTGAAAAGAAATCTTCATGa